The Mesotoga sp. BH458_6_3_2_1 genome has a window encoding:
- a CDS encoding PH domain-containing protein translates to MNLKPTRRSFMIRYFIYPYYFLLGIVFYLNFDLSGIDGNNRLFLIGIWIALTVIPGILLAFSRRRFGWFFWPALLNAAGWLIRYVFPEKTYNDLKPLFDNGPVLLFIVAGLLGVVFVEIYRTSFKYDLSDAGVEITHGMFSANSHMIVARHITNVMLKRNFFELIMGVGHVIPVTSSGMGSGDRGVMGGFTTDAGTQNVRGGAFVGSVSTEKEFVANPANCIYGISKPKDVMEKLKEMVL, encoded by the coding sequence ATGAACCTTAAACCAACACGTCGCTCTTTTATGATCAGGTACTTCATTTATCCTTACTATTTCCTTCTGGGAATCGTTTTCTATCTGAATTTTGATCTGTCGGGCATAGACGGAAACAATCGTCTTTTTCTCATAGGAATCTGGATAGCCTTGACAGTAATTCCAGGAATTCTTCTGGCTTTCTCCCGAAGGAGATTCGGCTGGTTCTTCTGGCCGGCGCTCTTGAATGCTGCCGGCTGGTTGATAAGATATGTTTTCCCCGAGAAGACCTACAACGATCTCAAACCGCTCTTCGACAACGGACCGGTGCTTCTTTTCATAGTTGCAGGGCTGCTAGGCGTCGTCTTCGTGGAGATTTACAGAACGTCTTTCAAGTACGATCTCAGCGATGCCGGAGTAGAGATTACCCACGGAATGTTCAGCGCAAACTCCCATATGATTGTCGCCAGACACATTACGAACGTCATGCTAAAGAGAAACTTCTTCGAACTCATAATGGGAGTTGGTCACGTGATTCCAGTAACCTCGTCTGGAATGGGCTCAGGAGACAGAGGGGTAATGGGCGGCTTTACAACCGATGCCGGTACTCAGAACGTTCGCGGAGGAGCCTTTGTGGGAAGCGTCAGCACTGAAAAAGAGTTTGTTGCAAACCCGGCTAACTGCATATACGGCATATCGAAACCGAAAGATGTAATGGAGAAACTAAAGGAAATGGTTTTATAA
- a CDS encoding DUF2905 family protein: protein MNYGDACSILLRRLGLHLGRLPRDIHINRSDLELWFPITSGLIVSVIIAGALGSGE from the coding sequence TTGAATTACGGTGACGCTTGTTCAATTCTGCTGCGAAGACTCGGTCTGCACCTCGGAAGACTGCCGAGAGATATTCACATAAACCGTAGCGATTTAGAATTGTGGTTCCCGATCACTTCCGGACTAATCGTGAGTGTTATAATTGCGGGAGCCCTTGGCTCTGGAGAATAA
- a CDS encoding GNAT family N-acetyltransferase, which translates to MTIREVEPRDAAGLKDIIVDIGWFKNKGIEEETYLKRIEKMVQWSMEKDDHLILVAEEGNELTGYASVHFMPYLFMGGAEGYVGELFVKTLWRGKGIGGELLRRAVNESEKRGCSRIRLINIRSRESYRRGFYSKQGWQERTDAADFMLTLNESN; encoded by the coding sequence TTGACGATAAGAGAAGTTGAACCAAGAGATGCCGCAGGTCTCAAGGATATCATCGTCGATATCGGATGGTTCAAGAACAAGGGTATTGAAGAGGAAACATACTTGAAGAGAATCGAAAAGATGGTTCAGTGGAGTATGGAGAAAGATGATCACCTCATTCTCGTTGCAGAAGAGGGAAACGAGTTGACAGGATACGCCAGCGTGCATTTCATGCCTTATCTATTCATGGGCGGAGCCGAGGGTTATGTTGGGGAGTTGTTTGTGAAGACACTCTGGCGGGGAAAGGGTATCGGAGGAGAGCTCCTGAGAAGGGCTGTAAATGAATCCGAGAAGAGAGGCTGCTCCCGGATAAGGCTGATAAACATCAGATCGAGAGAGTCCTATCGCCGTGGATTCTACTCGAAACAGGGTTGGCAAGAAAGAACCGACGCTGCCGACTTCATGCTCACATTGAACGAATCGAACTGA
- a CDS encoding L-threonylcarbamoyladenylate synthase produces the protein MDTVYLRVNSENPDETSLKKAAELIRKGELVVFPTETVYGLGANSFDETAIMKVFEAKGRPQDNPLIIHISNMEMLKEVVSQDVGSFSALMNLVWPGPVTLIFDKNKEIPNSVTAGLKSVAVRFPSHPVAQELIRLSGVPIAAPSANLSGRPSPTMEEHVIEDMDERVSCIILSGPTVFGLESTIIDLSRGRPSLLRPGPIDPDQLKGVLPDLHVPEFVSGRKEYLGDPMSPGLKYRHYSPDIPLILVEGETGMVVAKVGILAGRKKSLVLCSEEMKDYYPVQVKKVVLGSRDNLLEVASNLFKELRNKENMEYSQIIAEPFPETGVGLAIMNRLRKAAWKIERA, from the coding sequence ATGGATACTGTCTACTTACGGGTGAATTCCGAGAACCCCGATGAAACTAGTCTAAAGAAGGCTGCAGAACTAATCCGGAAAGGCGAACTGGTCGTTTTTCCTACGGAGACCGTATATGGGTTGGGCGCAAATTCCTTTGACGAAACTGCCATCATGAAGGTTTTTGAGGCAAAAGGCAGGCCCCAGGACAACCCGCTTATAATACACATTTCCAACATGGAGATGTTGAAAGAAGTCGTGTCACAGGATGTCGGAAGTTTTTCGGCTCTGATGAATCTGGTATGGCCAGGGCCGGTGACGTTGATCTTCGATAAAAACAAGGAAATACCTAACTCAGTTACCGCAGGCCTGAAGAGCGTGGCCGTAAGATTTCCTTCCCACCCGGTGGCCCAAGAACTGATACGACTATCGGGCGTTCCTATCGCAGCGCCTAGCGCAAATCTTTCAGGCAGACCAAGCCCTACAATGGAAGAACATGTGATCGAAGACATGGACGAAAGAGTAAGCTGCATAATCCTTTCGGGTCCGACGGTTTTCGGACTGGAATCAACGATTATTGATCTCTCAAGAGGAAGACCCTCTCTTTTGAGACCTGGCCCGATCGACCCGGATCAACTGAAGGGAGTTCTTCCAGATCTTCATGTTCCGGAATTTGTTTCGGGCAGAAAAGAGTATCTTGGTGATCCGATGTCACCGGGTTTGAAATACCGGCATTATTCTCCAGACATTCCATTGATACTCGTCGAAGGAGAGACCGGCATGGTTGTCGCGAAGGTGGGGATACTGGCTGGAAGAAAGAAGTCTCTCGTTCTTTGCTCTGAAGAAATGAAGGATTATTATCCCGTTCAGGTCAAGAAGGTCGTTCTCGGTTCGAGAGACAACCTCCTTGAGGTTGCATCGAATCTCTTCAAAGAACTGAGAAATAAAGAGAACATGGAATACTCTCAGATCATTGCCGAGCCTTTCCCTGAAACAGGTGTGGGACTTGCGATTATGAACAGGCTGAGGAAGGCTGCCTGGAAAATTGAAAGAGCTTAG